A genomic window from Centroberyx gerrardi isolate f3 chromosome 14, fCenGer3.hap1.cur.20231027, whole genome shotgun sequence includes:
- the bin2a gene encoding bridging integrator 2a encodes MAESNSPKGSAGVFAKKIQRQLSRGKEKVLQRLGKTVESRDEEFDICLQRFIDQQTDGNRIYKDLKSYHSAVRDMREASRRLSQSLFDAYETDWAGEEDLGAIVEGEDLLWNDYEVKLLDQAVRTMESYMGQFPDIRERVSKRGRKLVDYDSSCHHVEALQTAKKRDDIKITKAEEEVSAAKSIYEGINSELKEELPALYESRIGCYVSVFSTISSLRDIFLKEMCTLNQDLQNVVKELQAQHPDKMFVVKGLQRYGSLKRRSLMSPKSWKASFSDFHTNYSPKPHQRFSFRSPDKPRHGTLSRESSTLAVSPQSPPLDRPSSELRDLDADSTHSDTHRSAEDKPDADSEDTATGTAAEGELEKSGEDRNRGEEEKAVREGETEPEPEPSSDQPSVTTDNKAEGENTPGSESSSELNNSCDSESLELQLSAAGNSPLHIEERADSPVAPGAPKPNGLENGGVSGFDSDTKELGFPHKDVPAGNQAPLDSKSTVV; translated from the exons ATGGCAGAGAGCAATAGTCCAAAAGGAAGTGCTGGGGTCTTTGCTAAAAAGATCCAAAGGCAACTGAGTCGAGGCAAAGAAAAG GTGTTGCAAAGGCTGGGAAAGACTGTGGAGAGCAGAGATGAAGAATTTGACATTTGTCTCCAAAGATTTATTGACCAGCAG ACCGATGGGAACCGAATATACAAGGACCTGAAGAGCTACCATAGTGCAGTCAGAG ACATGCGTGAAGCTTCGAGACGCCTGTCCCAGTCTCTGTTTGACGCTTACGAGACTGACTGGGCTGGGGAGGAGGATTTGGGAGCCATTGTAGAG GGCGAAGATCTCCTGTGGAATGACTATGAGGTGAAGCTACTAGACCAGGCAGTGCGCACCATGGAGTCTTACATGGGACAATTCCCAGACATCAGG GAGAGAGTTTCCAAAAGGGGAAGAAAGCTGGTGGACTACGACTCTTCCTGTCACCACGTGGAGGCACTGCAGACTGCTAAGAAAAGGGACGACATCAAAATAACCAAG GCAGAGGAAGAAGTGAGTGCTGCCAAAAGCATCTATGAAGGCATCAACAGTGAGCTGAAGGAAGAGCTGCCTGCTCTCTATGAAAG CCGCATCGGATGCTATGTGTCAGTCTTCTCCACGATCTCATCTTTACGAGACATCTTCCTTAAGGAAATGTGCACG CTCAACCAGGATTTACAGAATGTGGTAAAGGAGCTACAGGCTCAGCATCCAGACAAGATGTTTGTTGTGAAGGGGCTGCAACG GTATGGCTCTCTGAAGAGGCGATCTCTGATGTCCCCCAAGTCATGGAAGGCCAGCTTTTCTGATTTCCACACGAACTACAGTCCTAAGCCCCATCAAAGGTTTAGCTTCAGGTCCCCTGATAAGCCTCGCCATGGCACCCTGTCCAGGGAGAGCAGCACCCTCGCAGTCTCCCCGCAGTCCCCTCCTCTGGACCGCCCCTCCTCGGAGCTCAGAGATCTGGATGCAGATTCGACCCACAGTGACACCCACCGCTCCGCAGAGGACAAACCTGATGCTGACAGCGAAGACACCGCAACAGGAACCGCCGCTGAAGGTGAGCTGGAGAAGTCAGGGGAAGACAGGAAccgaggggaggaagagaaggccgtgagagaaggggagactgagccagagccagagcctTCCTCAGACCAACCTTCAGTCACCACTGATAACAAAGCAGAGGGCGAGAACACTCCGGGAAGCGAGAGCAGCTCAGAACTGAACAACTCCTGTGATTCAGAGAGCTTGGAGCTGCAGCTGTCCGCAGCAGGCAACAGCCCGCTGCACATAGAGGAGAGAGCCGACAGCCCCGTGGCTCCTGGCGCCCCGAAACCAAACGGACTGGAGAACGGTGGAGTCTCCGGATTTGATTCTGACACTAAGGAGCTGGGCTTTCCTCACAAG GATGTTCCTGCAGGAAACCAGGCGCCGCTGGACTCAAAAAGCACGGTGGTGTAA
- the LOC139928796 gene encoding uncharacterized protein LOC139928796, which translates to MIDFQIAVLLRALQDTIMGSTLIKCAITDLGIQWAGWAVAAACKTEKFYDLAGSGTFILLAHLSRIWGGASHLRQNVQTGLVTAWGLRLGTFLFMRILKDGQDRRFNNVRNSPGTFFVYWSIQAVWVFMTLLPTLMLNSEKRDVPLGTRDYIGWALWGLGFATEAIADQQKWLFKRDPDNAGKFIQSGLWAYSRHPNYLGEILQWSGLWLSASSVMQGHQYLSVVSPLFVWFLLRHVSGIPILEKQAMRKWGSDTAFQDYIKNTPLLWPWPRF; encoded by the exons ATGATAGACTTCCAAATCGCTGTGCTGCTCCGCGCGCTGCAGGACACGATAATGGGCAGCACGTTAATTAAATGCGCCATCACCGACCTGGGGATCCAGTGGGCCGGCTGGGCCGTAGCAGCAGCTTGCAAAACCGAGAAGTTCTATGACTTGGCAG gatccGGCACATTTATACTACTTGCCCACCTGAGTCGTATTTGGGGAGGGGCCAGCCACCTTCGGCAGAATGTGCAGACTGGGCTGGTGACAGCATGGGGACTCAG GCTGGGAACATTCCTCTTTATGCGGATCTTGAAGGACGGCCAGGACCGCAGGTTCAACAATGTCAGAAACAGCCCAGGGACTTTCTTTGTGTACTGGAGTATTCAAG CTGTGTGGGTATTCATGACCCTCCTGCCCACCCTCATGCTGAACAGTGAGAAGCGAGATGTGCCTCTGGGTACGAGGGACTACATCGGCTGGGCTTTATGGGGCCTTGGCTTTGCTACTGAGGCTATTGCTGACCAGCAGAAATGGCTTTTCAAACGCGACCCAGATAATGCC GGAAAGTTCATCCAGAGTGGACTGTGGGCCTACAGCCGACACCCAAACTACCTGGGAGAGATCTTGCAGTGGTCAGGTCTCTGGCTTTCGGCCTCGTCGGTGATGCAGGGTCACCAGTACCTGAGCGTGGTGTCGCCTCTCTTTGTCTGGTTCCTGCTGCGTCACGTCAGCGGCATCCCCATCCTGGAGAAGCAGGCCATGAGGAAGTGGGGGTCAGACACCGCCTTCCAGGACTACATCAAGAACACTCCTCTTCTCTGGCCGTGGCCTAGGTTTTGA
- the racgap1 gene encoding rac GTPase-activating protein 1: METAVLNLHSLFDRLRSQIDFLNESVEPQFIQMALNFDDCRRKWLRVEQDLGSCKEVLAKAETEKGALEVKLKHARNQVDVEIRRRQKAEADCEKLDRQIQLIRELLISEGSSNSIQLNEEQRSALAFLNTRSQAPPNMNTSRRLTTIDESASILSDISYDKTDDSLDWDSSVVKTVRLKKREKRRSSRNHVDGPPLASKRSRSTGRNSERGNESIVAKTTVTVPADGGPVEAVSTIESVPYWTRSRRKTAAMEWDSESVKSEDVFKQPAKPEREMRAEPRTPQSNGGVRLHEFVSKTVIKPESCVPCGKRIKFGKISLKCRDCRVVTHPECRERCPLPCIPNMGGTPVKIGEGVLADYVSVTSPMIPPLVVHCISEIEQRGLHETGLYRLSGADRTVKELKEKFLRSKTVPLLSKVDDIHAITGLLKDFLRNLKEPLLTFRLNRTFMEAAEVSDDDNSIALMYQTISDLPQANRDTLAFLALHLQRVAHSEDTKMDISNLARVFGPTIVGHAVPNPEPMTILQDTKRQPKVVERLLVLPVDYWRQFMMVESEQPHSDHMIIENANCYATPDMKMSMLGPLTTPEHQLNKTPSSSSLSQRMKSTLTPRFGSKSKSAVGFSRQGNFFASPLLK, translated from the exons ATGGAGACGGCTGTACTGAACCTGCACAGCTTATTTGATAGACTGAGGTCACAAATCGACTTCCTCAATGAGAGCGTTGAGCCCC AGTTCATCCAGATGGCACTTAACTTTGATGACTGCCGTCGAAAATGGCTTAGGGTTGAGCAGGATTTGGGGTCTTGCAAGGAGGTGCTTGccaaagcagagacagagaagggagcCTTGGAGGTCAAACTCAAGCATGCCCGCAATCAAGTGGACGTGGAGATCCGGCGGCGCCAGAAGGCAGAGGCTGACTGTGAGAAGTTG GACCGTCAAATCCAGTTGATCCGGGAGCTGCTGATCAGTGAGGGATCCAGTAACAGCATCCAGCTGAATGAGGAGCAGCGCTCGGCTCTGGCCTTCCTCAACACACGCTCTCAGGCACCGCCAAACATGAACACCAGCCGGCG ACTCACGACCATAGATGAGTCCGCCTCCATCCTGTCAGACATCAGCTATGATAAAACGGACGACTCCCTC GATTGGGACTCCTCTGTTGTGAAGACGGTGCGACTCAAGAAACGAGAAAAGAGG CGCTCCTCCAGAAATCATGTCGACGGTCCTCCACTTGCCTCCAAAAGGTCTCGATCAACAGGCAGAAATTCAGAGCGG GGAAACGAGTCCATTGTGGCCAAAACCACAGTGACGGTGCCTGCAGATGGAGGACCTGTTGAGGCCGTTTCTACTATTGAGTCTGTTCCCTACTGGACTCGCAGCAGGAGAAAGACTG CTGCCATGGAGTGGGACTCTGAATCTGTCAAGTCTGAGGATGTCTTCAAACAGCCTGCCAAGCctgagagggagatgagagccGAGCCCAGAACTCCGCAGAGCAACGGCGGGGTCCGCCTTCATGAGTTTGTCTCCAAAACT GTCATTAAGCCAGAATCCTGCGTGCCCTGTGGGAAGAGGATCAAGTTTGGGAAGATCTCTCTGAAGTGCCGTGACTGCAGAGTGGTCACGCACCCCGAGTGCCGCGAGCGCTGCCCGCTGCCATGCATCCCCAACATGGGTGGCACCCCCGTCAAAATTGGGGAG GGCGTTCTTGCAGACTATGTCTCAGTCACGTCGCCCATGATTCCCCCTCTGGTGGTCCACTGTATCAGTGAGATTGAGCAACGAGGGCTGCATGAG ACCGgactgtaccgtctgtctggtGCCGACCGCACGGTGAAGGAGCTGAAGGAAAAGTTCCTGCGCAGTAAGACCGTTCCTCTGCTCAGCAAGGTGGACGATATCCACGCCATCACCGGCCTCCTCAAGGACTTCCTGAGGAACCTCAAGGAGCCCCTTCTCACCTTCCGCCTCAACCGCACCTTCATGGaagcagcag AGGTTTCAGATGATGACAATAGCATAGCTCTAATGTACCAAACCATCAGTGACCTGCCACAGGCCAACAGGGACACGCTGGCCTTCTTAGCCCTTCACCTCCAGAG AGTTGCTCACAGCGAGGACACCAAAATGGATATCAGTAACCTGGCTCGAGTGTTTGGCCCAACTATCGTGGGTCATGCGGTTCCTAACCCTGAACCTATGACAATCCTACAGGACACCAAACGACAGCCTAAG GTTGTTGAGCGCCTGCTGGTTCTGCCTGTGGATTACTGGCGCCAGTTCATGATGGTAGAAAGCGAGCAGCCTCACTCGGATCACATGATCATCGAGAATGCAAACTGCTACGCCACCCCCGATATGAAAA TGAGCATGCTGGGGCCTCTCACCACTCCAGAGCACCAGCTGAACAAAaccccctcctccagctccctgtCCCAACGCATGAAGTCCACCCTGACACCCAG ATTTGGGAGCAAGAGCAAATCGGCAGTGGGATTTTCTCGCCAAGGGAACTTCTTTGCATCGCCGCTCCTCAAGTAA
- the LOC139928794 gene encoding inactive dipeptidyl peptidase 10, translating into MIATTQQNMTTELDLGGSGGPPRNWKGIGIAMVVIVAVMSLVILSVILLTPDESHLLLRSRLTMEDLESEEFKVHDPRVAWLNENEVALRTREGHVLSFSLNSNLTATLLDNSSLDLTSTKFHVSADKRFVLLAHNIRPVFSQSFTASYAIYTVANGDLLELNPPEREKAALQYAAWGPQGNQLAYVFDGDIYYKPGVTSKALRLTSSGQEPQVVNGLSDWTYEEEVLLTYAAHWWSADGARLAYLTINNSATPMMEIPHFLGGLYPSNVFFPYPKAGSSIPSVSLFVVNLYGPAHTLEMMPPDSLRARDSYISMVTWVSSTRLAVRWLNRAQNQSVLCVCEATTGACSEKHKVAMDLMQNQRQEVPLFSADGSVFYMILPSKQGARGEFRHIASLSAQPAIPSVPPRFLTSGNWDVTLLCALDEKAGKIYFLSTEESRQSRHLYSVDLDGVFQHRCLSCNLIDGCGFFKAEFSPNQTHFTLYCLGPGIPKVTVHSTKDPSRYIVLEDNALLAAALEDKRLPETLFRTLSADNHDLHLKLSLPQGYEANLHPLLIIVDGVPGSQSVTEEFALDWPQVLSSTHNVALAWVDGRSGVGRGQKTATVDPRKLGSLRVKDHLGVVEWLMQLPYIDDRRMALYGKAFGGYLTLKMLAATDKLFQCSAAVAPITDFRLYSAAFSERYLGLPAKEEHTYSTASLLEEVNKLKDENFLILHGTADARVHFQQSAELLNRLVKVEANYSLQLYPDEGHVLREPRSVQHFQRTLVNYLQTCLRHSLLLEPIEEPEEEDD; encoded by the exons ATGATTGCCACAACTCAACAAAACATGACCACGGAGCtg GACCTGGGTGGTTCAGGTGGTCCACCACGGAACTGGAAGGGCATAGGAATTGCCATGGTGGTGATCGTGGCCGTCATGTCCCTGGTCATCCTCTCCGTCATCCTCCTCACACCCG ATGAGTCCCACTTGTTACTCCGTTCCCGTCTCACCATGGAGGATCTGGAGAGCGAGGAGTTCAAAGTTCATGACCCCCGTGTGGCATGGTTGAACG AAAACGAAGTGGCTCTGCGCACCAGAGAAGGACATGTGCTGTCGTTCAGCCTCAACAGCAACCTCACCGCTACCCTGCTGGACAACAGCTCCCTG GATCTGACCAGCACTAAATTCCACGTGTCCGCAGACAAGAGGTTTGTCCTCTTGGCGCATAACATTCGACCG GTGTTCTCTCAGTCCTTCACAGCCTCCTATGCTATCTACACTGTGGCTAATGG ggaTCTTCTGGAGCTTAACCctccagagagggagaaggcagCACTACAGTACGCAGCCTGGGGGCCCCAGGGGAACCAGCTG GCCTATGTGTTTGACGGAGATATCTACTACAAGCCAGGTGTGACCAGCAAAGCCCTGCGTCTCACATCCAGTGGTCAGGAACCGCAGGTGGTCAACGGACTCTCTGACTGGACCTATGAAG AGGAAGTGCTCTTGACCTATGCTGCCCACTGGTGGTCTGCTGATGGCGCCCGGCTGGCATACCTCACCATCAACAACTCCGCCACACCTATGATGGAAATACCTCACTTCTTAGGCGGCCTCTACCCCTCCAACGTGTTCTTTCCTTACCCCAAG GCTGGCTCAAGCATCCCCTCAGTCAGTCTGTTTGTAGTGAACCTGTATGGTCCAGCTCACACTCTGGAGATGATGCCTCCTGACTCCCTGAGGGCCAG AGACAGCTACATCTCCATGGTGACTTGGGTCAGCAGCACCCGCCTCGCGGTTCGTTGGCTAAATCGTGCCCAGAACCAATCAGTGCTGTGCGTGTGCGAGGCCACCACTGGGGCGTGCTCAGAG AAACACAAAGTGGCCATGGACCTGATGCAAAACCAGCGGCAG GAGGTGCCGTTGTTTTCAGCTGACGGCTCCGTGTTTTATATGATCCTGCCATCCAAACAGGGGGCTCGTGGAGAGTTTCGCCACATTGCCAGCCTCTCAGCCCAG CCTGCCATCCCTTCTGTCCCTCCTCGCTTCTTGACATCGGGGAACTGGGACGTCACCTTGCTCTGCGCCCTAGACGAGAAGGCTGGGAAGAT CTATTTCCTGAGCACAGAAGAATCCAGGCAAAGCAGACACCTTTACAG TGTGGACCTGGATGGAGTTTTTCAGCACCGGTGTCTCTCCTGTAATCTCATAGACGGATGTGGCTTTTTCAAAGCTGAATTCAGCCCCAATCAAACCCATTTCACTCTATATTGCCTAG GCCCTGGAATCCCCAAAGTGACAGTTCACAGTACAAAGGACCCCTCCA GATACATAGTCCTGGAGGACAACGCCCTTCTGGCTGCAGCCCTGGAGGACAAGAGGCTCCCTGAGACTCTGTTCAGGACGCTGTCAGCAGACAACCACG aTCTGCACCTGAAGCTATCTCTACCTCAGGGTTACGAGGCCAACCTGCACCCTCTACTCATCATTGT AGATGGAGTCCCTGGTAGTCAGTCAGTGACAGAGGAATTTGCCCTGGACTGGCCTCAGGTCCTCTCCAGTACACACAACGTGGCCTTGGCCTGGGTGGACGGCAGGAGCGGGGTTGGCCGTGGACAGAAGACCGCCACTGTGGATCCACGCAAGCTCGGCTCACTCAGAGTCAAAGATCACCTGGGAGTTGTAGA GTGGTTGATGCAACTTCCTTATATTGATGATCGTCGGATGGCCCTCTATGGCAAG GCATTTGGTGGTTATTTAACTCTCAAGATGTTAGCCGCAACGGACAAGCTGTTTCAGTGTTCCGCTGCTGTGGCTCCCATAACTGACTTTAGACTTTATA GTGCTGCATTCTCAGAGAGGTACCTAGGCCTTCCAGCGAAGGAGGAACACACTTACTCG ACTGCCTCTCTGCTGGAGGAGGTTAACAAGCTGAAAGACGAGAACTTCCTCATTTTACATGGAACTGCAGATG CGAGGGTGCACTTCCAGCAGAGCGCTGAGCTCCTGAACCGACTGGTGAAGGTGGAAGCCAACTACTCTCTGCAGCTGTACCCAGACGAGGGCCACGTCCTTAGAGAGCCCCGCAGCGTCCAGCACTTCCAGCGGACACTGGTCAACTACCTCCAAACCTGCCTGAGGCACAGCCTCCTCCTAGAGCCCATagaggagccagaggaggaggacgactgA